The following coding sequences are from one Saccopteryx bilineata isolate mSacBil1 chromosome 3, mSacBil1_pri_phased_curated, whole genome shotgun sequence window:
- the LOC136328639 gene encoding LOW QUALITY PROTEIN: tetratricopeptide repeat protein 39B-like (The sequence of the model RefSeq protein was modified relative to this genomic sequence to represent the inferred CDS: inserted 3 bases in 2 codons), producing the protein MSLILSKREHNKEDDFTSFTLRREDNDETNDEFEDTYEIIPAATIMNLTSSLEECTTGLYLFLNNTFSDAINFILPWPKNSKYHALIYDILMVVQAILTFDPQDIEIRMTAVKEALKTCNSFRRKERMTSFSHLVSKXGIKAVKEEELHAEVCYAECLILKSTITFIQEETVLGFLKSGVNIGLSYQIFKDCQHILARIPNNQSKTYKHLVGGIKFKLGAFNLMLSLVPPNIPKFHNLLGYYGDREVGLTLLHESTSGSHINNILSILTLLFYYNYICITFGIENGHHSSIEDLFLIYLQKFPKCVILKFFQARFSMLKGKFQISQLTLEECIFIQNEWKQLNQLCYWELMWCYIFVQDGKQAYHYANLLFQNSRWSNGMHLYSKAVLLALLPSGFAKSASEDMNSLFLKVDNLRIRFLGNSVPVEKCVAEKGQRYGTPTGWFTAQPILEFVYAWSDFQVMSKRLHLISCWLSIIDKGEDILRENPYEEYGTDDLSLLNLLKGLCLRYLGKYSTAEQYFNRVIQKEKLLNYDHYLVPYTYYELGILYYLKGDYANAMKNLDSITIYRDYSMEAXLEFRAHIALEQIAKEK; encoded by the exons ATGTCGCTTATTCTAAGTAAGAGAGAACATAATAAGGAAGATGACTTTACATCATTTACTTTACGAAGGGAAGACAATGATGAGACTAATGATGAGTTTGAAGACACCTATGAAATTATTCCAGCAGCCACAATAATGAATCTAACGTCTTCCCTGGAAGAATGCACAACTGGgttgtatttatttctaaataacacaTTCTCTGATGCAATAAATTTCATCCTTCCATGGCCGAAAAACAGCAAATACCATGCTCTAATTTATGATATCCTTATGGTTGTCCAAGCCATCTTGACTTTCGATCCACAGGATATAGAGATTAGGATGACTGCTGTAAAGGAAGCTTTGAAAACCTGTAACAGTTTCCGAAGAAAAGAGAGGATGACGAGTTTTTCTCATTTAGTGAGTAA CGGAATAAAGGCTGTCAAAGAAGAGGAgttgcatgcagaagtctgctaTGCTGAGTGTTTGATCTTAAAATCCACTATAACATTTATACAAGAGGAGACTGTACTTGGTTTTCTTAAAAGTGGGGTCAACATTGGGTTAagttaccaaatattcaaagactgTCAACATATATTAGCACGGATACCTAACAACCAAAGCAAAACCTACAAACACCTGGTTGgaggaataaaatttaaacttggAGCATTCAATTTGATGTTATCACTTGTGCCACCAAACATACCTAAATTCCACAATCTTCTTGGCTATTATGGTGATAGAGAGGTAGGCTTAACTTTGCTTCACGAGAGTACATCTGGATCAcatataaacaatattttaagtattttgacACTACTCTTCTATTACAATTATATCTGTATTACTTTTGGTATTGAAAATGGTCATCATTCTTCTATAGAAGACCTCTTCCTAATCTATCTCCAGAAATTTCCAAAGTGTGTCATACTTAAATTTTTTCAAGCACGTTTTAGTATGCTGAAAGGAAAATTTCAAATTTCACAGTTAACATTAGAGGAGTGCATTTTTATTCAGAATGAATGGAAGCAGCTTAATCAGCTCTGTTACTGGGAGCTCATGTGGTGCTACATTTTTGTGCAGGATGGGAAGCAGGCTTACCACTATGCCAATCTGCTGTTTCAAAACAGCAGGTGGTCCAACGGAATGCATTTATACAGTAAAGCTGTTCTGTTGGCCTTGCTTCCTTCTGGATTTGCTAAATCAGCAAGTGAGGACATGAACTCTCTCTTCTTAAAAGTGGATAACCTGAGAATCAGATTTTTAGGAAATTCTGTGCCAGTAGAAAAGTGTGTTGCTGAGAAGGGTCAGCGCTATGGTACTCCTACAGGCTGGTTTACAGCACAGCCCATTCTGGAATTCGTTTATGCCTGGAGTGATTTCCAAGTCATGAGCAAAAGACTACATCTTATTTCATGCTGGCTTTCAATAATTGACAAAGGAGAAGACATTTTGAGAGAAAATCCATATGAAGAGTATGGCACAGATGACTTAAGTTTGCTAAATTTACTGAAAGGTCTATGTCTGAGATACTTAGGCAAATATTCAACAGCTGAGca g TACTTTAATCGTGtcattcaaaaggagaaattgtTAAATTATGACCACTATTTGGTGCCGTACACTTACTATGAACTGGGAATTCTATACTATCTGAAAGGAGATTATGCCAATGCAATGAAAAACCTTGACAGCATAACAATCTACAGAGACTATTCCATGGAAG AATTAGAGTTTAGGGCTCACATAGCTCTTGAACAAATAGCTAAAGAAAAGTAA